A window of the Bacillus sp. A301a_S52 genome harbors these coding sequences:
- a CDS encoding extracellular solute-binding protein, protein MLTVKRMLSLSGVIATSFLLLTACGGNENVSQSNSNEGSSNHTSDNGEPFEIEMMANLHTPETPDNLLKELLEEKTNTILNIQWVPDGNYEERLNTAFATGTLPMVVPMGFDMFNQFKDAMRAGEFWEIEPYLEEFENLNNLIPDILDNTRVDGKLYAIYQGRPLSRQGIIYRKDWADHLGIDEPTNTEEFYEMVRAFTEDDPNGTGQEDTIGLTDRSDLVYGSFKTIASWFGTPNSWGEKDGELLPEFMFDEYMETLDYMKDIHSNGYMNQDFPVTSKDDQIAQFTSGRAGVYVGSMGDVLSLYNDASATNPDIELAVTNYIEGPDGEYGIWAIPGFGSVMMFPKSAIETEDELRKVLGFYDDLMTPEVANLLVWGVEGTHYEVEGDGIRILEENRNLVDTQVRPFLSLEVGEPESNGRYEMVAEYEVKAEADELIIDNNNYLIHDPSITLDSETYITSGDRLQQLIDDATYQYILGQMDEDDFNNTIERWRNEGGDAIISEFNASYAEQK, encoded by the coding sequence ATGTTAACTGTTAAAAGAATGCTTTCTCTCAGTGGCGTCATAGCAACGTCTTTCTTATTGCTGACTGCCTGTGGTGGAAATGAAAATGTCTCTCAAAGTAATTCAAATGAAGGCTCAAGCAATCATACATCAGATAATGGAGAACCTTTTGAAATTGAGATGATGGCTAACTTACACACCCCGGAAACACCTGATAACTTGTTAAAAGAACTGCTTGAGGAAAAGACAAACACCATTCTTAATATTCAATGGGTGCCTGATGGGAACTATGAGGAGCGATTAAACACCGCTTTTGCTACAGGAACGTTACCAATGGTTGTACCAATGGGTTTCGATATGTTTAATCAATTTAAAGATGCCATGAGAGCAGGTGAGTTCTGGGAGATAGAACCCTACCTTGAGGAATTTGAAAACCTTAATAACCTCATTCCTGACATTTTAGATAATACGCGTGTTGATGGAAAGCTTTATGCTATCTACCAAGGGCGTCCTTTATCACGCCAAGGTATCATTTATCGAAAAGATTGGGCTGATCATTTAGGTATTGATGAGCCAACGAATACAGAAGAGTTTTATGAGATGGTACGTGCGTTTACGGAAGATGATCCTAATGGTACTGGCCAAGAGGATACGATTGGACTGACAGATAGAAGTGATCTTGTATATGGGTCTTTCAAAACGATTGCATCATGGTTTGGAACACCAAATTCCTGGGGAGAAAAAGACGGTGAATTATTACCAGAGTTTATGTTTGATGAATACATGGAAACACTCGATTACATGAAAGATATTCATTCGAATGGCTATATGAATCAAGATTTTCCTGTGACGAGTAAAGACGATCAAATCGCTCAATTTACTAGCGGAAGAGCTGGGGTTTATGTAGGGTCAATGGGAGATGTTCTCAGTCTTTATAATGATGCTTCCGCAACTAACCCCGACATTGAATTAGCTGTTACAAATTACATTGAAGGACCAGACGGGGAGTATGGTATTTGGGCTATTCCTGGTTTTGGGAGTGTTATGATGTTCCCGAAATCGGCAATTGAAACAGAGGATGAGTTACGCAAAGTTCTTGGTTTTTATGATGACTTAATGACGCCAGAAGTAGCTAACTTACTCGTTTGGGGGGTGGAAGGTACACATTATGAAGTTGAGGGTGACGGGATTCGAATTCTTGAAGAAAACCGAAACTTAGTAGACACGCAAGTAAGACCATTTCTCTCGCTCGAAGTAGGTGAGCCAGAATCGAACGGTAGGTATGAGATGGTGGCGGAATATGAGGTAAAAGCAGAAGCGGATGAATTAATTATTGACAATAACAATTATTTAATTCATGATCCATCGATAACACTCGATAGTGAAACATATATTACGAGTGGTGACCGCCTGCAGCAATTGATTGACGATGCCACTTATCAATATATTTTAGGTCAAATGGACGAAGACGATTTTAATAATACAATTGAGCGATGGAGAAACGAGGGCGGTGACGCGATAATATCTGAATTTAATGCGTCATACGCTGAACAAAAATAA
- a CDS encoding YesL family protein: protein MEMSGLMGGFLRISEWIMRFAYANLVWLLFTLMGGVILGIFPATIALFTLTRKWLRGEPDTPVFTTCFKTFKQEFFKGNLFALIFAAIAYILFIDIQYLSHVTGNLYTFLLFIFVLVALLFIILFMYIFPVYVHFQLPFIDYLKYALLIGITNLHLTIGTGIMLALFYYLFMLVPGLVPFFSVSVPAYVTMWAATTAFKLLERKREKILAKEEAFHTS, encoded by the coding sequence ATGGAAATGTCAGGTTTAATGGGTGGATTTCTTCGGATAAGTGAATGGATTATGCGATTTGCTTACGCCAATTTAGTCTGGCTCTTATTCACCTTGATGGGAGGCGTTATTTTAGGTATTTTCCCAGCAACGATTGCCTTATTTACTTTAACGAGAAAATGGCTTAGGGGTGAACCAGATACTCCCGTTTTCACTACATGCTTCAAAACATTTAAACAAGAGTTTTTTAAAGGGAATTTATTCGCTCTTATCTTTGCTGCTATCGCTTATATTCTGTTTATTGATATACAATATTTATCGCATGTAACTGGTAACCTGTACACGTTTCTTTTATTTATCTTTGTTCTTGTAGCACTATTATTTATAATTTTATTCATGTATATTTTCCCTGTGTATGTGCATTTCCAATTACCTTTTATTGACTATTTAAAATATGCATTACTAATAGGCATTACAAACCTTCACCTTACAATCGGGACCGGTATCATGCTTGCTCTCTTTTATTACTTATTTATGCTTGTGCCAGGATTGGTCCCTTTTTTCTCGGTAAGTGTTCCTGCTTATGTGACGATGTGGGCCGCCACTACTGCCTTTAAATTATTAGAGCGAAAAAGGGAAAAAATATTAGCAAAGGAAGAAGCTTTTCATACGAGCTGA
- a CDS encoding helix-turn-helix domain-containing protein yields MKSKSFLMKLIIFGCLISSVPVVFIGIFSYIQSTNEIQKKVNEEKIQSIQQINSNVDQILTTVNFTLNRIIDSAVMEHSLRRSMSAEDFQIHRDLRKELVNLQSMETRVEDITVLNFERGWLMNNRGISRLDEHPDSALYLSFLDMANNSSWELLEHEAFEEPISNGSCSYSLSLVKKLPTFQSNKFGLAFANIPTCTIADMISSDNTAEEIMIVNREFDIIVHPDKEMIGQSLLNTKYVSSLTSFKEEKTGQFDTTIHDEPYTIIYHTSDFNEWTYLSIMSINELTAESKSIGWMTILVTSLLIVMSLITVFIMSRRLYSPLQRVIRQIEYHFPAVRKKGTDDLTLLENQVTQLFSSKTSMEMELLEHKKQVKVLFMNRLYQGIIKSSDLEEKLAYFNFIDMTARWNRHVVLTIKLDSLEESVYGAADRELLSFAMMNVAEESVRGIDHLPVVWVNKSLVILIGFTEEESDIQMNSTIYKLTEQLQDNIETCLYITVSIGISLPFSKLLDASRAYQEGLEALKHRIKLGKGVIVHYEAINSGKHTLIYEYPQRVEEELILAIKVADKTKALTHLTTWTSKVFKETYSPREYHISMMRLLNNLLLIKQENSISFQEIDVEYDSLYEELLTIQMKVDIEKWFKTKLICPLIEIFSKRRESQFQNISEKMMDLIHKHYDTNITLEEYAEKMHYNANYLSSVFKQETNYTFSEYLAKYRFKKAKQWLIETEMTVKEIADKLQYKNSQNFIRSFKKIENMTPGQYRKEYSRVS; encoded by the coding sequence GTGAAAAGTAAAAGCTTTCTCATGAAATTAATTATCTTTGGTTGTTTAATAAGTAGTGTACCGGTTGTTTTTATTGGCATATTTTCCTATATTCAATCAACGAATGAAATCCAAAAAAAAGTTAATGAAGAGAAAATACAATCCATTCAACAGATTAATTCGAATGTTGACCAAATCTTGACAACTGTTAACTTTACGCTTAACAGAATAATTGATTCTGCTGTTATGGAACATTCATTACGTCGATCTATGAGCGCAGAAGATTTTCAAATTCATCGAGATTTGCGTAAAGAGTTAGTTAATTTACAATCGATGGAAACACGTGTAGAAGATATTACAGTCCTTAATTTTGAAAGAGGATGGCTCATGAATAATCGTGGGATAAGCAGGTTAGATGAACACCCAGATTCAGCATTATACTTATCATTTTTAGACATGGCCAATAACTCCTCTTGGGAGTTACTAGAGCATGAAGCATTTGAAGAACCTATTTCTAATGGGAGCTGTTCTTATTCCTTAAGTTTAGTTAAGAAGTTACCTACCTTCCAAAGTAATAAATTTGGCTTAGCTTTTGCGAACATCCCTACTTGCACAATTGCAGACATGATCTCTTCTGACAATACAGCAGAGGAAATTATGATTGTGAATCGTGAGTTCGATATCATTGTTCATCCTGATAAAGAGATGATCGGGCAATCATTACTAAATACCAAGTATGTTTCCTCGCTAACTTCATTTAAAGAAGAAAAAACTGGTCAATTTGATACGACCATACATGATGAACCCTACACTATTATTTATCACACCTCCGATTTTAACGAATGGACATACTTATCGATAATGTCTATTAATGAGTTAACAGCAGAATCTAAAAGTATTGGCTGGATGACCATTTTGGTTACGTCACTTCTAATTGTTATGTCACTTATTACAGTTTTCATTATGAGTCGACGTCTTTATTCCCCGTTACAGCGAGTGATACGACAAATTGAATATCATTTTCCTGCAGTAAGAAAAAAGGGAACGGATGATCTAACATTGTTAGAGAACCAAGTGACACAATTATTTTCATCTAAAACGTCGATGGAAATGGAACTTTTGGAGCATAAAAAGCAAGTGAAAGTGTTATTCATGAATCGGCTGTATCAAGGCATTATAAAATCATCTGACCTAGAGGAAAAATTAGCTTATTTTAACTTTATTGATATGACGGCCCGGTGGAATCGACATGTTGTACTCACAATCAAGTTAGATTCCTTGGAAGAATCAGTATATGGAGCAGCAGATAGGGAGTTACTTTCCTTTGCTATGATGAATGTAGCTGAAGAGTCTGTGCGAGGAATCGATCATTTACCTGTCGTGTGGGTGAACAAATCCTTAGTTATCCTTATAGGCTTTACTGAAGAAGAGTCTGATATACAAATGAATTCAACCATTTACAAGTTAACTGAGCAACTGCAAGATAACATTGAAACATGCTTGTATATTACAGTTAGTATTGGCATTAGCCTACCATTTAGTAAGTTGTTAGATGCTTCAAGAGCTTATCAAGAGGGACTTGAAGCTTTAAAGCATCGTATTAAATTAGGAAAAGGCGTTATCGTTCATTATGAGGCAATTAATTCTGGCAAACATACTTTAATTTATGAATATCCTCAAAGAGTAGAAGAAGAATTAATATTAGCAATAAAAGTTGCGGATAAAACGAAAGCATTGACACATCTGACAACATGGACGAGTAAAGTGTTTAAAGAAACGTATTCACCACGAGAATATCATATTTCCATGATGCGTCTTCTTAATAATCTATTACTTATTAAACAAGAGAACAGTATTAGCTTTCAAGAAATTGACGTTGAATATGACTCGCTTTATGAAGAACTATTAACGATTCAAATGAAAGTGGATATAGAGAAGTGGTTTAAAACGAAGCTGATCTGCCCGCTCATTGAGATTTTTAGTAAGCGGCGTGAATCTCAGTTTCAAAATATTTCTGAAAAAATGATGGATCTAATTCATAAACATTATGATACAAATATTACATTGGAAGAGTACGCAGAAAAAATGCATTATAATGCAAATTACTTAAGCAGTGTATTTAAACAGGAGACAAACTACACATTTAGTGAATACTTAGCCAAGTATCGTTTCAAAAAGGCTAAACAATGGCTAATTGAAACAGAGATGACAGTAAAAGAGATTGCTGATAAGCTTCAATACAAAAATTCGCAAAATTTTATTCGATCATTTAAAAAGATAGAAAATATGACGCCAGGACAATATAGAAAAGAGTATAGTCGTGTCTCTTAA
- a CDS encoding glycoside hydrolase family 3 C-terminal domain-containing protein, protein MASVLLTISPVSGEGNAPQLTDKESINEVLEAMTLEEKASLLVGGNIQELEDEEDEIIGDQAERVPGAAGETQAIERLGIPSIVLADGPMGVRIAPTRENDDNTYHATKFPAPNVLASSWDSELVYEVGKATAHEAKEYGIDLLLAPGMNIQSYLLNSRNYEYFSEDPYVSGVLATAFVNGVQNQGIGTTLKHFAVYNQRADNTINAIISQRALREIYLKAFGMTVKDTDPWAVMASYNKINGRWATESEELLTSVLREDWPFTGFVMTDWEFGQRDISRQMNAGLNLLMPGREEQVESIVNAVQEGTLDERIVDRNVREILEIIVRTPTFLEYEHSDDPNLAANAEVARHAAADGMVLLKNAEGTLPLKENLSVSIFGTPQVEPMTGGRGSALVYPPYEVSIPEGLEKSSFTLNQDLYDKYQTYVAELRDTEEFGQIGEGIFDATFPTLPEMDVAEESVKAAETSDLGVIILASEFGSYGADRSLEDFYLSESKQKMIDDVSNAFKEVGKPVVVILNVEGPVEVVSWRDKVDAILLSWQPGQELGNAVADVLTGHVNPSGKLPQTFPIDYHDLPYSDRYPGTEDFVYKEDIYVGYRYHTTFNLESAYEFGYGLSYTDFDYSNIRVNRNGKFKDKITVFATIKNVGDVPGREVVQVYVKAPDGKLEKPELELKAFNKTKELKPGKKENLKFELDAKNLASFDENLSAWILEKGMYEVKIGASSEDIKGTTTFFVKKDMIIEEVNDVLAPEEDFKRLSKRDNK, encoded by the coding sequence ATGGCTAGTGTTTTACTGACAATATCACCGGTAAGTGGTGAAGGAAATGCCCCACAATTAACAGATAAAGAGTCGATTAATGAGGTTCTTGAAGCCATGACTCTAGAAGAGAAAGCGAGTTTATTAGTGGGAGGAAACATTCAAGAGCTTGAAGATGAAGAGGATGAAATAATTGGTGATCAAGCAGAACGTGTACCAGGAGCAGCTGGAGAAACTCAGGCTATCGAGAGGTTAGGCATCCCTTCTATTGTATTAGCTGATGGACCGATGGGGGTTAGGATCGCTCCTACACGAGAAAATGACGACAATACGTATCATGCCACTAAATTCCCAGCGCCCAATGTACTTGCCTCCTCGTGGGACTCTGAACTAGTTTATGAAGTAGGAAAAGCGACTGCACACGAAGCAAAAGAATATGGCATCGACTTATTGTTGGCCCCGGGTATGAATATTCAAAGTTATTTGCTTAATAGCCGGAACTATGAGTATTTCTCGGAGGACCCTTATGTATCAGGAGTATTGGCTACAGCCTTTGTCAACGGTGTACAAAACCAGGGTATTGGTACAACACTAAAACACTTTGCAGTTTATAACCAGAGGGCGGATAATACGATTAATGCTATCATTAGTCAACGTGCTTTGAGAGAAATTTACTTAAAAGCGTTTGGCATGACAGTAAAAGATACTGATCCTTGGGCTGTTATGGCATCTTACAATAAAATAAATGGGAGATGGGCCACTGAAAGTGAAGAATTGCTGACCTCTGTTCTAAGAGAAGATTGGCCGTTCACTGGCTTTGTTATGACGGATTGGGAGTTTGGTCAACGGGATATTTCACGGCAAATGAATGCGGGACTAAATTTGCTCATGCCAGGTAGAGAGGAACAAGTTGAAAGCATTGTTAATGCGGTACAGGAAGGTACGTTAGATGAACGGATTGTGGATAGAAATGTCCGAGAGATATTAGAAATAATCGTGAGAACACCTACGTTTTTAGAGTACGAACATTCAGATGATCCCAATTTAGCTGCTAATGCAGAAGTGGCAAGACATGCAGCAGCAGACGGAATGGTACTCCTTAAAAATGCTGAAGGAACATTGCCTTTAAAGGAAAATTTAAGTGTTTCAATATTTGGTACTCCTCAAGTGGAGCCTATGACAGGAGGAAGGGGAAGTGCTCTTGTTTATCCACCTTATGAAGTATCAATTCCAGAAGGACTAGAAAAGAGTAGCTTTACCTTGAATCAAGATCTGTATGACAAGTATCAAACATATGTGGCGGAATTAAGAGACACTGAAGAGTTTGGACAAATAGGTGAAGGGATTTTTGATGCTACCTTTCCGACTCTCCCAGAAATGGATGTGGCAGAAGAATCTGTTAAGGCAGCTGAAACATCCGATTTAGGCGTCATTATTTTAGCATCTGAATTTGGTAGCTATGGTGCTGATCGTTCCTTAGAAGATTTCTATCTTTCTGAGTCTAAACAGAAGATGATTGATGATGTGTCTAACGCATTTAAAGAAGTGGGGAAACCAGTAGTCGTTATTTTAAACGTGGAGGGACCGGTTGAAGTCGTGTCGTGGCGTGATAAAGTGGATGCGATTCTTTTATCATGGCAGCCTGGTCAGGAACTAGGAAATGCAGTGGCTGATGTGCTGACTGGGCATGTGAATCCATCTGGTAAACTCCCGCAAACATTCCCAATAGATTATCATGATTTACCTTATTCAGACAGGTATCCAGGCACTGAGGACTTTGTCTATAAAGAAGATATTTACGTAGGATATCGTTATCATACAACCTTTAATTTAGAGTCTGCTTATGAGTTCGGCTATGGCTTATCATATACAGACTTTGATTACTCTAACATACGTGTAAACCGCAACGGCAAATTTAAAGATAAAATAACTGTATTCGCGACAATTAAAAACGTAGGGGATGTACCTGGCAGAGAAGTGGTTCAAGTGTACGTAAAAGCGCCAGATGGTAAATTGGAAAAACCAGAATTAGAATTGAAAGCATTTAATAAAACAAAGGAGCTTAAGCCAGGGAAAAAAGAGAATTTAAAATTTGAATTAGATGCGAAAAATTTAGCTTCTTTTGATGAAAACTTGTCCGCTTGGATATTGGAAAAAGGCATGTACGAAGTGAAAATCGGAGCCTCCTCAGAAGATATAAAAGGAACGACTACCTTCTTTGTAAAAAAAGACATGATTATTGAAGAAGTGAATGATGTTTTAGCACCAGAAGAAGACTTTAAACGACTATCGAAGCGTGATAATAAATGA
- a CDS encoding tagaturonate reductase has protein sequence MKQLNKSLTMNDMSPDVVHDCLPNLPEKAIQFGGGNFLRGFVDWLIHELNKQQLFNGKVAIVQSHVAGSEVIDMLKEQDYLYTVVLRGRQNGKIIDKKEIVSSISRTINAIDEWSVLMKAAESPDLEVIFSNTTEAGITYSDEGYPVAGNVPESFPGKLTMVLHHRYETFANKTDCGLAIIPCELIEQNGDKLKELVLRKAEDWELSNAFKDWVEHNNSFCNTLVDRIVTGYPKDAVKEYEQVLGYKDNLITVGEPYHMFAVDAPDHVKEILPFHRAGLNIKWGDVVPHRELKVRLLNAPHTMMFATGYLYGADTVLDVMEEEKLAEYVQRSFNELLPTVNMTESVKKDFVEDIKERFLNPFNKHYLTDIGMNALFKYHSRILPSLLSFYDRYGHLPQTMVFSLAAIIAFYRPDHQKEGRWFGKRGDEMYSILENRNVLDMLTSLWQQIESDSLSLEELVEAVLKSEQIWGRDLTAVPNLHEEVTYQLRSIREKGMKETLTNLLNKETPI, from the coding sequence TTGAAACAGTTAAATAAATCTTTAACCATGAACGATATGTCTCCAGATGTTGTCCATGATTGTCTACCTAATTTACCCGAGAAAGCAATACAGTTCGGTGGAGGTAACTTTTTAAGAGGATTCGTAGATTGGTTGATTCATGAATTAAACAAACAGCAATTATTTAATGGAAAAGTGGCGATTGTTCAATCACACGTGGCAGGTAGTGAAGTGATTGATATGTTAAAGGAACAGGATTATTTATATACAGTCGTGCTTCGGGGACGACAAAATGGAAAAATAATTGATAAAAAAGAGATTGTTTCGTCAATTTCCCGAACGATAAATGCCATAGATGAGTGGTCAGTTTTGATGAAAGCGGCCGAATCACCAGACCTTGAAGTTATTTTTTCAAATACAACAGAAGCAGGAATTACTTATAGCGATGAGGGGTATCCGGTGGCTGGAAATGTTCCTGAGTCATTTCCCGGGAAATTAACGATGGTTCTTCATCATCGGTATGAAACATTTGCTAATAAAACCGATTGTGGACTTGCCATCATCCCATGCGAATTAATTGAGCAAAATGGTGACAAATTGAAAGAGCTTGTATTAAGAAAAGCGGAGGACTGGGAGTTGTCAAACGCGTTCAAAGATTGGGTGGAACATAACAATTCATTTTGCAATACACTTGTAGATCGAATTGTCACTGGTTATCCGAAAGATGCCGTTAAAGAATATGAACAGGTGTTAGGTTATAAAGATAACTTAATAACAGTCGGAGAACCTTATCATATGTTTGCGGTGGATGCACCGGATCATGTGAAAGAAATCCTACCGTTTCATCGGGCAGGGTTAAATATAAAGTGGGGTGATGTCGTACCGCACAGAGAATTAAAGGTGAGGCTATTAAATGCCCCTCACACGATGATGTTTGCAACAGGTTACCTCTATGGAGCTGATACAGTTCTTGATGTTATGGAAGAGGAAAAATTAGCAGAGTATGTTCAGCGCAGTTTTAATGAATTATTACCAACAGTCAACATGACAGAGAGTGTGAAGAAAGATTTTGTAGAAGACATTAAAGAACGGTTTTTAAATCCATTTAACAAACATTATTTAACCGATATAGGAATGAATGCGTTATTTAAGTATCATTCGCGAATTTTGCCATCGCTTTTATCATTTTATGATCGTTACGGACATTTGCCACAGACAATGGTCTTTTCGCTCGCAGCTATTATTGCTTTTTATCGCCCTGATCATCAAAAAGAGGGAAGATGGTTTGGTAAAAGGGGAGATGAGATGTACAGTATTCTTGAAAATCGGAACGTATTGGACATGTTGACAAGCCTTTGGCAGCAAATTGAAAGCGATAGCCTTTCCCTCGAAGAGTTAGTTGAAGCTGTCTTAAAAAGCGAGCAAATATGGGGGCGTGATTTAACCGCTGTACCGAATTTACATGAGGAAGTCACTTATCAACTTCGCAGTATAAGGGAAAAAGGGATGAAAGAAACATTAACGAATTTACTAAATAAAGAAACACCGATCTAA
- a CDS encoding glycoside hydrolase family 28 protein produces MGEANDSNFTIHFPTIPDYNISITDFGGKGNGHTSNTQSFVKAVGAIHHNGGGRLIIPKGIWLTGPIRFTSHMELHLQKGAVIRFSGDYSDYPLIVSSFEGEPSVRCQSPLDGEDVTNIAITGEGVIDGAGEAWRPVKKYKVTSEQWNQLVDSGGVVEEYDDIWWPTKAALAGKQAVKNLKGSQEFSLSTYEPYKEFLRPNLVSFRRCNIILITGVTFQNSPAWNIHPYMCSHVTIKGIYVKNPWYSQNGDGLDVESCRYVSVEDSVFDVGDDAICVKSGKDEAGRKAAMPSEDIQIKGCTVYHGHGGFVIGSEMSGDVRRVSVTNCLFMGTDTGLRFKSCRGRGGIVEAISISDIHMVNIKHEAVIFHMFYEKAEEEEMCWKPFSEKTPQFRRIHMNRLMCSGAEQAISMKGLPEMPLQDIAFTHSEFYTKYGITALYCDQLSLINTRVTTTNNPKLSLNHVTNHNLKEEDIFTETHLL; encoded by the coding sequence ATGGGAGAAGCTAATGACAGCAATTTCACTATTCATTTTCCGACTATACCGGACTATAACATCTCCATTACCGATTTCGGTGGAAAGGGAAATGGCCATACATCAAATACACAATCATTTGTGAAAGCAGTGGGGGCTATTCATCATAACGGTGGTGGTAGGTTGATAATACCAAAAGGAATTTGGCTCACTGGTCCTATCCGATTTACGAGTCATATGGAGCTTCATCTTCAAAAAGGGGCTGTGATTCGCTTCAGTGGTGATTACTCAGATTATCCTCTCATTGTCTCAAGCTTTGAAGGCGAACCATCCGTTCGTTGTCAATCACCTCTTGACGGTGAGGATGTCACTAATATTGCAATCACTGGCGAAGGGGTGATCGATGGAGCCGGAGAAGCATGGCGTCCTGTGAAAAAATATAAAGTGACGAGTGAACAGTGGAACCAATTAGTTGATTCCGGTGGAGTTGTAGAAGAATATGATGATATTTGGTGGCCGACAAAAGCGGCATTAGCAGGGAAACAAGCTGTGAAAAACCTAAAAGGCAGCCAGGAGTTTTCATTATCTACCTATGAACCTTACAAAGAATTTTTGCGACCAAATTTAGTTAGCTTTAGACGTTGCAACATTATTTTGATTACAGGTGTTACCTTTCAAAATTCGCCAGCATGGAATATACACCCTTATATGTGCAGTCATGTCACCATCAAAGGAATTTATGTGAAAAATCCATGGTATTCACAAAATGGGGATGGTCTCGATGTAGAATCATGTCGTTATGTGAGTGTGGAGGATAGTGTTTTTGATGTTGGAGATGACGCTATTTGTGTAAAGTCAGGTAAAGATGAAGCCGGACGAAAAGCGGCTATGCCAAGTGAAGACATACAAATTAAAGGGTGTACGGTTTACCATGGACATGGAGGTTTTGTTATAGGAAGTGAAATGTCTGGAGATGTTAGACGCGTGTCCGTGACTAACTGCTTATTTATGGGGACGGATACTGGCTTAAGATTTAAGAGCTGTCGAGGACGGGGAGGTATTGTAGAGGCTATTTCAATTTCGGATATTCACATGGTTAATATCAAGCATGAAGCCGTGATTTTTCATATGTTTTATGAAAAAGCCGAAGAGGAAGAAATGTGTTGGAAACCTTTTTCTGAAAAAACGCCTCAGTTTCGCCGTATACATATGAATCGATTGATGTGTTCGGGAGCGGAACAGGCGATTTCTATGAAAGGCTTACCCGAAATGCCGTTACAGGATATCGCTTTCACCCACTCAGAATTCTATACTAAATATGGTATAACAGCTTTATATTGTGATCAGCTGTCACTTATAAATACGAGGGTGACTACCACTAATAACCCAAAACTTAGCTTAAATCACGTGACGAACCACAATCTAAAGGAAGAGGATATTTTTACAGAAACTCATTTGCTTTAG
- a CDS encoding sugar ABC transporter permease: MLTKSQIRSARKKEIWKSIKKNKLIYLMILPGFIYFFIYKYIPMYGLVIAFQNYQPYLGITGSEWVGFEHFHRLFTGSDFWMIFRNTLVLFGLQLFIYFPIPIILALMLNEVRHHMYKRTIQTLIYIPHFMSWVVIVSVSFVVLTLDGGIVNGMLEYFGFQPINFLMNDSWFRPMYILQVIWREAGWGTIIFLAAISAVDPQLYEAARMDGANRIRQMWHITLPAIKSVIVILLILKIGDVLELGFEHVYLLLNASNREVGEIFDTYVYTAGLRQGQFSYSTAVGFFKGIVGLILIIFANRLAKKFGEEGVY, translated from the coding sequence ATGTTAACCAAATCACAAATACGCTCAGCTAGAAAAAAAGAAATTTGGAAAAGTATTAAGAAAAATAAACTCATTTACTTAATGATTTTACCAGGCTTTATTTATTTTTTCATTTACAAGTATATTCCGATGTATGGTCTCGTGATTGCATTTCAAAATTACCAGCCTTATTTGGGGATTACTGGTAGTGAGTGGGTAGGTTTTGAGCATTTTCACAGATTATTTACAGGATCGGATTTTTGGATGATATTTCGAAACACACTTGTGTTGTTTGGCCTACAACTATTTATATATTTCCCGATTCCTATTATTCTTGCCCTCATGTTAAACGAAGTGAGACATCATATGTATAAACGAACAATTCAAACGCTCATTTATATCCCGCATTTTATGTCTTGGGTGGTTATTGTGTCAGTAAGCTTTGTCGTCTTAACGTTAGATGGGGGTATTGTAAACGGTATGCTTGAATACTTTGGTTTTCAACCGATCAACTTCCTTATGAATGACTCGTGGTTCCGCCCAATGTATATATTGCAAGTAATTTGGCGGGAAGCTGGCTGGGGAACTATTATTTTCTTAGCAGCTATCTCTGCAGTTGATCCACAATTATATGAAGCAGCTCGTATGGATGGGGCGAATCGAATTAGACAAATGTGGCACATAACACTTCCAGCAATTAAAAGCGTTATCGTTATTCTATTAATCTTAAAAATTGGTGACGTACTCGAGCTCGGATTTGAGCATGTTTACTTGCTACTAAATGCTTCTAACCGTGAGGTAGGGGAGATTTTTGACACGTATGTGTACACTGCCGGTCTAAGGCAAGGACAATTTAGCTATAGTACAGCAGTTGGATTTTTTAAAGGGATTGTTGGCTTGATTTTAATCATCTTTGCCAATAGGCTCGCGAAAAAATTTGGTGAAGAAGGTGTTTATTAA